The Pseudomonas sp. SCB32 DNA window GCCGCGCAGGGCCTTGAAGTCGATCAGGCCCCAGCCCGCCATCAGCAGCACCGCACCCAGCGCCGGCACCGGCACCCAGCCCAGCGGTTTGCTGAACAGCAGCAGGATCAGGCCGATCACCAGGGCGGCGACCACCCCGACCATCTGGCTCTTGCCGCCGACCATGTCGTTCACCGCGGTGCGCGAGTCTGCGCCGCTGATCACGAAGCCCTGGGATATCCCGGCACCGATATTGGCTATGCCCAGCGCCATGAACTCATGGTTGGCGTCGATGCTGTAGCCGTGGCGGGCGGCGAAGCTGCGCGCGGTGAGCATGGCGCTGCAGAAGCTGATGATGGTGATACCCATGGCATCGCGGAACAGGCTGCCCATCTCCTCGATGCTGGTGTGCGGCAGGGTCAGCGTAGGCAGGCCCTGGGGCACTTCGCCGAGCAGCTTGATGCCGTACTGGTCGAGCCCCAGCAGCGCCGCCGCCAGGGTGGCGAACAGCACGCCGACCAGGGCACCGGGGATCTTCGGATAGACACGCGGCAGGGTGATCATCAGCAGCAGCGTGGCGCTGCCCAGGGCCAGCGTTGGCAGGTGGGTGGCCTCAAGGTTGCGCAGCAGCGCGATCAGGCCGCGCAGAAAGCCGCTGGTCTCGCTGTGGTAGCCCAGCAGCTTGCCGAGCTGGCCGGCGATCAGGCTCAGGCCGATGCCGTTGAGATAGCCCACCAGCGTGGGCCGCGAAAGGAAGCTGGCGACGAACCCGGCGCGGGCGAAACCGGCGGCGATGGACAGCGCGCCGACCATCACCGCGACGATCATCGACAGCTGCAGCAGACGTTGCGGATCGCCGGCCGCCAGCGGCGTGATGGCCGCGGCGACCATGGCGGCGGTGGCGGCGTCCGGGCCGACCATCAACTGCCGCGAACTGCCCACCAGGGCGTAGATCAGCATCGGCAGGATGCAGGCATAAAGCCCGACCTGGGCGGGGAAGCCGATCATCTGCGCATAGGCAATGGCGGTGGGAATCTGCACCGCGGCGACCGACAGGCCAGCCTGGACATCGCGGCTCAGCCAGTCACGGCGATAGTGCAACAGGCTGTTCAGACCGGGCAGCCAGCGAGCGAGGGGCATCGGTGAATCTTCCTTGGGGACGACCAAGGGGCAAGCTTAGATGGATTGAGGCCTCGAGGCTTGTCGAAAATCAGTGAGATGGGGGGCGAAGGCTGCGAGTGAGGGGAGGTCATGATTGTAGGAGCGAGCTTGCTCGCGAACCGTCCAGCGCCGTAGGGCATACGGTTGTATGCCGATACACCTTAAGAGCGGTGTGGGTACGGCGGGCTCCCGTAGGAGCGGATCTTATCCGTGATCCGGCCGCCAGGCCGGCCACAACGGCTGTCCCGGCTTCGCCGGGATTTCGCGGAGAAGCTCCGCTCTTGCATTGCTTTTTGGATCCCCGCGTTCGCGGGGAAGACGATTGCGGAGAGCGGTGCATGACATCGTCACTCCCGCGAACGCGGGAGCCCAAAATACAGTCGCTTCTAAGGGAGCAGGTCGGCGCGGGGTCTGGATAGCTTTTCGTAGGAGCGGACTCTGTCCGCGATCAGTCTGGGCGCTCACGCCAAGGTATCGGCAGAGCGCGGTTCGCGAGCAAGCTCGCTCCTACAAGGGCTCGGCGTCAGACCTTCAGCACCAGCTTGCCGAAGTTCTCCCCGCTGAACAGCTTCGCCAGGGTTTCGGGGAAGGTTTCCAGCCCTTCGACGATGTCTTCCTTCGACTTCAGCTTGCCCTCGGCGATCCAGGTGGCCATGTCCTTGAAACCCTCGGGGAAGCGGCTGGCGTAGTCCATCACCACCATGCCCTCCATGCGCGCGCGGTTGACCAGCAGCGAGAGGTAGTTGGCCGGGCCGCGTACCGCTTCCTTGTTGTTGTACTGGCTGATCGCGCCGCAGATCACCACCCGCGCCCTGGGGGCGAGGCGAGCCAGCACGGCGTCGAGGATGTCGCCGCCGACGTTGTCGAAGAACACGTTCACGCCTTTGGGACACTCACGCTTGAGGCCGGCATGGATGTCCTCGGCCTTGTAATCGATGGCGCCGTCGAAGCCCAAATCCTCCACCAGGTAGCGGCACTTGTCGGCGCCGCCGGCGATTCCGACCACCCGGCAACCTTTGATCTTCGCGATCTGCCCGACCACGCTGCCCACCGCGCCGGCTGCGCCGGAGACCACCACGGTGTCACCTGCCTGGGGTTGGCCGACGTCGAGGAAGCCGAAGTAGGCGGTCATACCGGTCATGCCCAGCGCCGACAGGTACAGCGGCAGCGGGGCGCGCTGGCTGTCCACCTTGTAGAAGCCCTTGGGTTCGCCGAGGAAGTAGTCCTGCACGCCAAGTGCGCCGTTCACTTCGTCGCCGACCTTGTAGTCCGGGTGCTGCGAGCCGATCACCTGGCCCACGCCCAGGGCGCGCATCACGTCGCCGATGGCCACCGGGGCGATGTAGGACTTGGCGTCGTTCATCCAGCCGCGCATGGCCGGGTCCAGCGACAGGTACTGGTTTCTCACCAGGATCTGCCCGGGGCCGGGCTCGCCGACCGGGGTTTCCACATAGGCGAAGGTGTCGCGGGTGGCGGCGCCGACCGGGCGCTTGGCGAGCTGGAACTGGCGATTGATCTGGGCGGTCATGGCAGCGAACTCAAGGAGGGGAGAGCATTAGGTGATAGTCCGCGTGTCGCGCCGGGGCAAGTTCCGTGCGCCGGAGGAATGTTCACCCATCGGCTCCAGTGATCAGGGTTCGGCGTAATCATCATCGCGGTGGATGCCGTGACGTCGCCCCGCCTGATAGTGCTTCGCGCCGCTGGAGCGCTGGCTAGACTGCACCGGCACACCATTTCGAGGTTTTCTCATGAGTCAGCTGCTTTCCGGCCAGGTCGCCCTGGTCACTGGTGCCGGCAACGGCATTGGCCGCGCCACCGCCCAAGCCTTCGCCCAGCAGGGCGTGAAGGTCGTGGTCTCCGACGTCGATGCCAAAGGCGGCGCGGCCACCGTCGAGTTGATCCGCGCGGCTGGCGGCGACGCCACCTTCATCCGCTGCGACGTGACCCGCGATGCCGAGGTCAAGGCGTTGGTCGAGGGCACCGTGGCGGCGTATGGCCGCCTGGACTACGCCTTCAACAACGCCGGCATCGAGATCGAGAAGGGCAGGCTGGCGGAAGGCGAGGAAAGCGAGTTCGACGCCATCATGGGCGTCAACGTGAAGGGCGTCTGGCTGTGCATGAAACACCAGATTCCGGTGATGCTCGCCCAGGGTGGCGGCGCCATCGTCAACACCGCTTCCGTGGCCGGCCTGGGCGCCGCGCCGAAGATGAGCATCTACGCCGCCTCCAAGCACGCGGTGATCGGCCTGACCAAGTCCGCCGCCATCGAATACGCGAAGAAGAAGGTGCGCATCAACGCCGTCTGCCCGGCGGTGATCGACACCGACATGTTCCGCCGCGCCTACGAAGCGGACCCGAAGAAAGCCGAGTTCGCTGCCGCCATGCACCCGGTGGGGCGCGTTGGCCGCGTCGAGGAAATCGCCGCTGCCGTGCTTTACCTGTGCAGCGACAACGCCGGTTTCACGACTGGTGTGGCGTTGCCGGTGGATGGTGGGGCGACGGCGATCTGATCGTCCGGGGAGAGTCCCGTGTTCGGGCTGCCCCTCACCACCATTTCCATGGGGCACCTGTAGGAGCGGGCCATGCCCGCGATCGCGCGCATGGCGCGCTCCTACAGATGCTTGTCCGCACGATCCCAACCAGTTCGCTACAAGATTTCGCATTCTGTTACAGGAAGAAGTGGTTTTGGCCCGCAAGGCCAGTTACAAGCGCAGTCATGGCCGAAAGAATCGGCCGACTTCAGTTGGAGAATAATGACAATGACCAACGATCCCTTGCTGACCCTCTTCATGCCCATCGCCCTGGGCATCATCATGCTCGGCCTCGGCCTGTCCCTGACGATTGCCGATTTCGTCCGTGTCGTGCGCTATCCCAAGCCGGTCGTGATCGGGCTGGTCTGCCAGATCATCCTGCTGCCGCTGGCGTGCTTCCTGATCACCATTGGCTTCGCCCTGGAGGCCGCGCTGGCCGTGGGGATGATGCTGCTCGCCGCGGCGCCCGGCGGCACTACCGCCAACCTCTACAGCCACCTGGCCCACGGCGACGTGGCGTTGAACATCACGCTGACCGCGGTGAACTCGGTGATCGCCATCCTCACCATGCCGCTGATCGTCAACCTGTCGCTGCTGTACTTCATGGACGACGGCCAGACCATCCCGCTGCAGTTCGGCAAGGTGGTGCAGGTGTTCATCATCGTTCTCGGTCCGGTAGCCATCGGCATGCTCATCCGCCGCCAGTTGCCGCGCGTGGCGGCGGCGTTGCAGAAGCCGGTGAAGATTCTTTCCGCGCTGTTGCTGTTGGTGATCATCGTCCTGGCGGTGGCCAAGGATTGGCCGACCTTCGTCGCCTATGCACCCATCGTTGGTGCGGCGGCGCTGTGCTTCAACCTGCTCAGCCTCGCCGTCGGCTACTGGGTGCCGCGCCTGCTCAAGCTGCCCAAGCCGCAGGCGGTGGCCATCGGCATGGAGATCGGCATCCACAACGGCACCCTTGCCATCGCCCTGGCGCTCAGCCCCATGCTGCTGAACAACAAGACCATGGCGATCCCGGCCGCCATCTACGGTGTGCTGATGTTCTTTACCGCCGCCATCTTCGGCTGGTGGGTGAGCCGTGACGTGGTGAAGGCCGCGCCGGAGCAGGCGCCGGCCTGAGGCTGGAAGTCCCTCTATAGGAGCGGACTTTGTCCGCGATCGCGCGCATGGCGCGCTCCTACAGATGGGCGCTGTGGTTCGGTGAACTCCTGTGAGCGTGGATTCCTCCGCGACCGCTGGATAAGTAGAAATTTCCTACAGGCTGATAAGGACTTTACGGTAGGGCGATATCCCGCACGAGACCAGAATTTGGCCATCTCCTCCACTAATACCGGTGCAGGAGGCCCACTCACTCATGTAGGAATCTCGCCAAATGAAAAAGTCCCTGATCTCCCTCGCTACCCTGGCTGCCCTGGTTGCTTCTGCTCATCAGGCCCAGGCCTCCGACGGCACCATCAACTTCAACGGCAAGGTCCAGGACGTTACCTGCACCATCAAGATCAACGGTGCTGGCACCGGTGATGGCACCATCACTCTGCCGACTGTTTCCAAGACTTCCCTGGCCGGCGTCGGCACCACCGGTGGCGATACCAACTTCACCATCGACCTTTCCGGTTGCACTGGCAGCGAAGTCAGCGGCAACCCGGGTGTGGCGGTCTTCTTCGAACCGGGTGCCAACGTCACTTCCCTGGGCCGCCTGAAGAACACCGGCAGCGGCGCACCGGAAGTCGATCTGGCGATCTTCCGCAACGGCTCGGCCCTGCAACTGGGTGCTGCACCGGCTTCGGCATTCACTAATATCTCTGGTGCCGGCGCCAGCATGCCCTTCACCGTGAAGTACTACTCCAACTCCGCCACCCCGAGTGCAGGCGAAGTTAAGTCCAGCGTGACCTACTCGATCGTTTACCCGTAAAGCTCCAACGTTTACTCGTAAAACCGGCGCAATACCGGCAATGCAGCGCGAGGGCGACCGCAACGGTCTGCCCTCGCGTAGTCTGGATCGTCACTTTCAACGCGAGGTTCACATGAAACGTAGTTTGCTCGGTGGTCGTGCATGGGGGCTGCTGATGGCGGCCTGCCTGATGATCGGTCAAGCGCAGGCCTCCATCGTGATTACGGGAACCCGCGTGGTCTACGATGCGGCCCAGCGAGAAGTAACGGTCAAACTCAGCAACGACGGCCAGTCGCCCATGCTGGTGCAGTCGTGGATCGACGAAGGCAACGTCCAGGCGACACCCGATACCTCCGCCGCACCTTTCGTGCTCACCCCGCCCATCGCGCGGATCGACCCGAGCAAGGGGCAGGCGCTGCGCGTCCGCTACACCGGGCAGAAGAGTCTGCCGCAAGACAAGGAATCACTGTTCTGGCTCAACGTGCTGGAGGTTCCGCCGGCGTCGGCCGAAGGGCAGAACAAGTTGAAGATCGCCTTCCGCAGCCGCCTGAAGCTCTTTTATCGCCCAGCAGGATTACCGGGCAACCCCACTGCCGCGGCCGAGCAACTGCAATGGCGCCTACAGCAGAAGGGTGCCGAGTGGGCACTGGAGTGCCGCAATGACAGCCCGTACTACGTCTCCCTGGGCAAGGTCAGCGTCAGCGGAGGCGGGCAGACCGTCAGCCCGTCCCTCGACATCAACTCCAGCATGCTCGCTCCCGGCGAACGCAAGGTGCTGCCGCTCAAGAGCGCTGCTGCCCTCGCTTCGGGCGCCAAGGTGGCCTACACGAGCGTCAGCGACCTGGGTGCAATGATCGAGCACTCCCAGCCCCTGAAACCCTGATCTTCCCGCACTGATCCCTCCTGAGTCCGGCACCCGCAACAGGTGCCGGCCCTCTCTCTGGATAACGGCCCCAACACGCACCGTGAAAATGCGGGCCGTTCCTGTCCTTGCAGATAGCAAGCTAACTATTTGGCGAATTCCTACACGCGTGTCGGGAAAGTACGGTAGGGCGAATCGCACGTCAGGCAGAAACTGAACCCATCGCATCCGCACTGGCCCGCCAGACGGGGACCACTTCGAACCAGGGGTTCAAGCCATGGAAAAGCTGTTGATCACCACCACCGATGACGCAGCGCCACAGGTGTCATCCGGCGCTCCGCTTCCAGGCCCACGGCGAAGATTCGCCAGGCGCATCCGGATCACGTCGCCCTGATCCGAGCGGTCATACCCGCTTAGACCTCTTCTGACATCGCTCTTTCTGGACACCCGCCAAGGCGCCGGGAGGAGCCCGTTTATGCCCGAGAACAGGGGCCGTCCACAGGACACCCACGAGGCTCAATCATGAACAGCGTACGTCACCTCCAATCACGCAAGCCCAGCGCCTTCCAGCTCAAGCCGCTGGCACTGGCCGTCTGCCTGTTGAGCGGCCTTTGCTGCGGCCTGGCACTGGCGGGGCCGGATGACGGTGAAGTGGCCAACTTCGAGAGCGACATGCTCTGGGGGCAGGGTGCGCGTTCGATGAACCTGTCGCGCTTTCGTGAAAGCAACCTGGTCGAGCCGGGTGTCTACAACCTGGCCGTGCAGCTCAATGGAACGCCGCTCGGTCCTCAGGACATCCACTTTGTCGCTGGCGACCAGCCCGGCCATGGCAAAGCCTGCTTCTCGCGCCTCCAGCTGGAGCAGTTCGGCGTCAAGCTCGACCAACTGCCGCAGGACAAACTGACCGGCGACTGCCTTGACCTGGCGAGCCTTATCGAAGGCGCCAGTGCCAGCGTCGATGTCGGCGAGCAGCGGTTGGACCTGAGCATTCCCCAGGCCATGCTGCGCCGCAACCCGCGTGGCTACGTCAGCCCCGAGCGCTGGGACCGTGGCGTCAATGCCGGCTTCCTCGACTACAACCTCAACGGCTACCAGAGCAGCAGCCAGGGCAGCGACCAGCAGACCGCCTATGCCAGCCTCAACGGCGGGCTGAACCTGGGCGACTGGCGCCTGCGCCAGCGCTCGTCGCTCAACTGGGGGCAGGACGGCAAGTCCCTGCAGAACCTCGCCACCTTCGCCCAGCGCGACGTCGACGCCCTCCGCTCCCAACTGACCCTCGGCGATGCCTATACCGATGGCGATCTGTTCGACTCG harbors:
- a CDS encoding molecular chaperone: MKRSLLGGRAWGLLMAACLMIGQAQASIVITGTRVVYDAAQREVTVKLSNDGQSPMLVQSWIDEGNVQATPDTSAAPFVLTPPIARIDPSKGQALRVRYTGQKSLPQDKESLFWLNVLEVPPASAEGQNKLKIAFRSRLKLFYRPAGLPGNPTAAAEQLQWRLQQKGAEWALECRNDSPYYVSLGKVSVSGGGQTVSPSLDINSSMLAPGERKVLPLKSAAALASGAKVAYTSVSDLGAMIEHSQPLKP
- a CDS encoding NADP-dependent oxidoreductase gives rise to the protein MTAQINRQFQLAKRPVGAATRDTFAYVETPVGEPGPGQILVRNQYLSLDPAMRGWMNDAKSYIAPVAIGDVMRALGVGQVIGSQHPDYKVGDEVNGALGVQDYFLGEPKGFYKVDSQRAPLPLYLSALGMTGMTAYFGFLDVGQPQAGDTVVVSGAAGAVGSVVGQIAKIKGCRVVGIAGGADKCRYLVEDLGFDGAIDYKAEDIHAGLKRECPKGVNVFFDNVGGDILDAVLARLAPRARVVICGAISQYNNKEAVRGPANYLSLLVNRARMEGMVVMDYASRFPEGFKDMATWIAEGKLKSKEDIVEGLETFPETLAKLFSGENFGKLVLKV
- a CDS encoding SulP family inorganic anion transporter, which encodes MPLARWLPGLNSLLHYRRDWLSRDVQAGLSVAAVQIPTAIAYAQMIGFPAQVGLYACILPMLIYALVGSSRQLMVGPDAATAAMVAAAITPLAAGDPQRLLQLSMIVAVMVGALSIAAGFARAGFVASFLSRPTLVGYLNGIGLSLIAGQLGKLLGYHSETSGFLRGLIALLRNLEATHLPTLALGSATLLLMITLPRVYPKIPGALVGVLFATLAAALLGLDQYGIKLLGEVPQGLPTLTLPHTSIEEMGSLFRDAMGITIISFCSAMLTARSFAARHGYSIDANHEFMALGIANIGAGISQGFVISGADSRTAVNDMVGGKSQMVGVVAALVIGLILLLFSKPLGWVPVPALGAVLLMAGWGLIDFKALRGFWDLSRFELALCVLTTVGVLSVGVLPGIFVAIMLALLRLLYLTYRPHDAVMGWVHGIDGQVEVEQYPNAHTLPGLVIYRFDAPLLFFNADYFKQRLLEVVAEAHQPRAVLLNAEGILNLDISGLTTLREVQQTLNAQGVHLSLARVTGETLAMLVRSGALGEVKPPLVFSSVRAGVNAYKRWHRQRKAQNTWEQHLQPKLPDQPL
- a CDS encoding bile acid:sodium symporter family protein; the protein is MTNDPLLTLFMPIALGIIMLGLGLSLTIADFVRVVRYPKPVVIGLVCQIILLPLACFLITIGFALEAALAVGMMLLAAAPGGTTANLYSHLAHGDVALNITLTAVNSVIAILTMPLIVNLSLLYFMDDGQTIPLQFGKVVQVFIIVLGPVAIGMLIRRQLPRVAAALQKPVKILSALLLLVIIVLAVAKDWPTFVAYAPIVGAAALCFNLLSLAVGYWVPRLLKLPKPQAVAIGMEIGIHNGTLAIALALSPMLLNNKTMAIPAAIYGVLMFFTAAIFGWWVSRDVVKAAPEQAPA
- a CDS encoding SDR family oxidoreductase; the protein is MSQLLSGQVALVTGAGNGIGRATAQAFAQQGVKVVVSDVDAKGGAATVELIRAAGGDATFIRCDVTRDAEVKALVEGTVAAYGRLDYAFNNAGIEIEKGRLAEGEESEFDAIMGVNVKGVWLCMKHQIPVMLAQGGGAIVNTASVAGLGAAPKMSIYAASKHAVIGLTKSAAIEYAKKKVRINAVCPAVIDTDMFRRAYEADPKKAEFAAAMHPVGRVGRVEEIAAAVLYLCSDNAGFTTGVALPVDGGATAI
- a CDS encoding fimbrial protein, with translation MKKSLISLATLAALVASAHQAQASDGTINFNGKVQDVTCTIKINGAGTGDGTITLPTVSKTSLAGVGTTGGDTNFTIDLSGCTGSEVSGNPGVAVFFEPGANVTSLGRLKNTGSGAPEVDLAIFRNGSALQLGAAPASAFTNISGAGASMPFTVKYYSNSATPSAGEVKSSVTYSIVYP